From one Pseudactinotalea sp. HY158 genomic stretch:
- a CDS encoding GAF and ANTAR domain-containing protein: MSPDDAGARRDWHARALELVTAECALGAPELPTLEAVCRVLARELDAMGVVASTMSGRGDEAVLATSGPVGAALGELQFTAGQGPSYDAFETHRPALAPDLAAELFRWPGYATAAADAGVGSVFAFPLGLGAAGLGVLTVFARPAGPLSDERLSLALGCADLATELLLANPEGILTDPSAAEPGPPLGYRSHVYQAQGMVMVQLGTTLVDALARMRAHAFATDRSVTEVAEQIIGGRLVLDPTDP, encoded by the coding sequence GTGAGTCCTGACGACGCGGGCGCCCGCAGAGACTGGCATGCTCGCGCCCTCGAGCTGGTCACCGCCGAGTGCGCCCTCGGCGCCCCCGAACTGCCCACCCTGGAAGCGGTGTGCCGCGTGCTCGCGCGGGAACTGGACGCGATGGGCGTCGTGGCGAGCACGATGTCGGGCCGTGGCGACGAGGCCGTGCTCGCGACCTCCGGACCGGTCGGTGCGGCCCTCGGCGAGCTGCAGTTCACCGCGGGCCAGGGGCCCTCCTACGACGCGTTCGAGACCCACCGCCCCGCGCTGGCGCCGGATCTGGCCGCGGAGCTGTTTCGGTGGCCCGGCTACGCCACCGCCGCCGCCGACGCCGGTGTGGGCTCGGTCTTCGCGTTTCCGCTGGGTCTGGGCGCCGCGGGGCTCGGAGTGCTGACCGTCTTCGCCCGACCGGCCGGCCCGCTGAGCGATGAGCGCCTCTCCCTGGCGCTCGGATGTGCCGACCTCGCGACCGAACTCCTGCTCGCGAACCCCGAGGGCATCCTCACCGACCCGAGCGCGGCCGAGCCGGGGCCGCCGCTCGGGTACCGCTCGCACGTGTACCAGGCTCAGGGCATGGTCATGGTCCAGCTCGGCACCACCCTGGTCGATGCGCTGGCGCGCATGCGCGCCCACGCGTTCGCGACGGATCGGAGCGTCACCGAGGTGGCGGAGCAGATCATCGGCGGGCGGCTCGTTCTGGACCCGACCGACCCGTGA
- the ctaD gene encoding cytochrome c oxidase subunit I, with translation MATQEAVEQTPGLAPERQTLGRTIVKWVTSTDHKVIGYMYITTTFVFFCLGGLMAMVIRGELFEPGIQIVSSPGQYNELFTMHGTIMLLLFATPLFIGFGNIMVPLQIGAPDVAFPRLNMFAYWLYVLGGIMVVAGFLTPGGAASFGWFGYAPLSDATFSPGAGGDLWVMGLAMTGFGTILGSVNFITTILCMRGPGMTMFRMPIFTWNILLTAVLALMAFPVLASALFGLGADRILGAQVFAPENGGAMLWQHLFWFFGHPEVYIIAVPFFGIVSETFPVFSRKPVFGYKGLVFATIAISALSMTVWAHHMFATGAVLLPFFAIMSMLIAVPTGVKFFNWLGTMWRGKITFETPMIWSMGFLATFLFGGMTGVIIANPSLDFHVTDSYFIVAHFHYTVFGTVVFAMFAGFYFWWPKWTGKMLDERLGKIHFWLLFLGFWGTFLIQHWLGVMGMQRRVVDYLPEPDFVIMNQISSISSFVLGLSTLVFIYNVYKTHRHAPRVEMDDPWGYGMSLEWATSCPPPRHNFLRLPRIRSERPAFDLHHPEVAAMDFTDPAVLTGAHAGAGTREQE, from the coding sequence ATGGCGACACAGGAGGCCGTGGAGCAGACCCCGGGGCTCGCCCCCGAGCGGCAGACGTTGGGCCGCACGATCGTCAAATGGGTCACGAGCACCGATCACAAGGTGATCGGCTACATGTACATCACCACCACCTTCGTGTTCTTCTGCCTCGGCGGACTCATGGCGATGGTCATCCGCGGCGAGCTGTTCGAGCCCGGCATCCAGATCGTCAGCTCGCCGGGACAGTACAACGAGCTGTTCACGATGCACGGCACGATCATGCTGCTGCTGTTCGCCACCCCGCTGTTCATCGGCTTCGGCAACATCATGGTGCCGCTGCAGATCGGCGCGCCCGACGTCGCCTTCCCGCGACTGAACATGTTCGCCTACTGGCTGTACGTGCTCGGCGGGATCATGGTGGTCGCCGGGTTCCTCACCCCCGGCGGGGCCGCGAGCTTCGGCTGGTTCGGCTACGCGCCGCTGTCGGATGCGACGTTCTCCCCCGGAGCCGGCGGGGATCTGTGGGTCATGGGGCTCGCGATGACCGGCTTCGGCACGATCCTCGGATCGGTCAACTTCATCACGACCATCCTGTGCATGCGAGGCCCGGGCATGACCATGTTCCGGATGCCGATCTTCACCTGGAACATCCTGCTCACCGCCGTTCTCGCGCTCATGGCCTTCCCCGTGCTCGCCTCCGCCCTGTTCGGCCTCGGGGCGGACCGGATCCTCGGGGCCCAGGTGTTCGCCCCCGAGAACGGGGGAGCGATGCTGTGGCAGCACCTCTTCTGGTTCTTCGGGCACCCCGAGGTCTACATCATCGCGGTGCCGTTCTTCGGGATCGTCTCCGAGACCTTCCCGGTGTTCTCCCGCAAGCCGGTCTTCGGCTACAAGGGCCTGGTGTTCGCGACGATCGCCATCTCGGCGCTGTCGATGACCGTGTGGGCGCACCACATGTTCGCGACCGGGGCGGTGCTGCTGCCGTTCTTCGCGATCATGAGCATGCTCATCGCCGTGCCCACCGGGGTGAAGTTCTTCAACTGGCTCGGCACGATGTGGCGCGGCAAGATCACGTTCGAGACCCCGATGATCTGGTCGATGGGGTTCCTGGCCACGTTCCTGTTCGGCGGCATGACCGGGGTGATCATCGCGAACCCCTCGCTCGACTTCCACGTGACGGACTCGTATTTCATCGTCGCGCACTTCCACTACACGGTCTTCGGCACCGTGGTGTTCGCGATGTTCGCCGGCTTCTACTTCTGGTGGCCGAAGTGGACGGGCAAGATGCTCGACGAGCGGCTCGGAAAGATCCACTTCTGGCTGCTGTTCCTGGGATTCTGGGGCACGTTCCTCATCCAGCACTGGCTCGGAGTCATGGGCATGCAGCGCCGGGTGGTCGACTATCTGCCCGAACCCGACTTCGTGATCATGAATCAGATCTCGTCGATCTCCTCGTTCGTGCTGGGCCTGTCGACGCTCGTGTTCATCTACAACGTGTACAAGACGCATAGGCATGCGCCGCGGGTCGAGATGGACGATCCGTGGGGTTACGGCATGTCGCTCGAGTGGGCGACCTCGTGCCCGCCCCCGCGGCACAACTTCCTGAGGCTGCCCCGGATCCGCTCGGAGCGCCCCGCCTTCGACCTGCACCACCCGGAGGTCGCGGCGATGGACTTCACCGATCCGGCGGTTCTCACCGGCGCCCACGCCGGGGCGGGCACGCGCGAGCAGGAGTGA
- a CDS encoding recombinase family protein, translating to MSTTQQDLTVQLQGLAALVVAQDRGYVDHGLTGTTRERPGLREALAACRAGDTLVVTKLDRLARSVPDARDIVAELIAKGTRLQIAGSVHDPTDPVGRLLFSVLTRRSPRVLRSIRAAMRRARCSSLSRARGCPHRARRTELAGAQ from the coding sequence GTGTCAACCACCCAGCAGGACCTCACAGTTCAGTTGCAAGGACTTGCGGCACTCGTCGTCGCTCAGGACCGCGGCTATGTTGACCACGGGCTCACGGGCACAACGCGCGAGCGGCCGGGTTTGCGGGAGGCCCTGGCCGCTTGTCGAGCCGGCGACACGCTCGTGGTGACCAAACTGGACCGACTCGCCCGCTCGGTGCCGGACGCCCGCGATATCGTTGCTGAGTTGATTGCGAAGGGCACCCGCCTTCAGATCGCGGGATCCGTCCACGATCCGACCGATCCCGTGGGCCGGCTCCTGTTCAGCGTCCTGACACGCAGGTCGCCGCGGGTGCTTCGATCCATTCGGGCCGCTATGCGTCGCGCACGGTGCAGTTCGCTAAGCCGAGCACGCGGATGTCCGCATCGAGCGCGGCGAACCGAGCTCGCCGGAGCCCAGTGA
- a CDS encoding GAF and ANTAR domain-containing protein, producing MDVAPTSEGPLVRKDGDDEAAGTELHIAAMALDLRECTSVEQTMARIVEYAMAETECDAAATVMAGTGFTVTATTVAGDVCDQDLRLRLQGGPCAELLERGDIVMVSDTHSEPHWAPWSAGVAALGFGSVLCVPLRTRLRRYASLNLFARRPRAFGTHDVRVVKIFASHAAVALASAHAESGLKVALASRELISQAQGILRARFDLAADTALGELRAYARAMSAELAQAAQVILDAEEQDRLTPRTGETPRAALRRVVPTSSGTREGAVEPRG from the coding sequence ATGGATGTCGCACCGACGAGTGAGGGGCCGCTGGTCCGCAAGGACGGCGACGACGAGGCGGCCGGCACCGAGTTGCACATCGCCGCCATGGCGCTCGATCTGCGCGAGTGCACGAGCGTCGAGCAGACGATGGCCCGGATCGTCGAATACGCCATGGCGGAGACGGAATGCGACGCGGCCGCGACGGTCATGGCGGGCACCGGCTTCACTGTGACCGCGACCACCGTCGCCGGGGACGTGTGCGATCAGGACCTGCGGCTCCGACTCCAGGGCGGACCGTGTGCGGAGCTCCTCGAGCGGGGCGACATCGTCATGGTCAGCGACACCCACAGCGAGCCGCATTGGGCGCCGTGGTCGGCGGGTGTCGCCGCCCTGGGATTCGGCAGCGTGCTCTGTGTTCCGTTGCGGACGCGACTGCGTCGATACGCGTCGCTCAACCTGTTCGCGCGCCGGCCTCGGGCCTTCGGCACGCACGATGTCCGGGTCGTGAAGATCTTCGCCAGCCATGCCGCGGTCGCCCTCGCCTCGGCTCATGCCGAATCCGGGCTCAAGGTCGCGCTGGCCTCGCGTGAACTGATCAGCCAGGCGCAGGGGATCCTCCGGGCCCGCTTCGACCTCGCGGCGGACACCGCGCTCGGTGAGCTGCGCGCGTACGCGCGGGCGATGAGTGCCGAACTCGCCCAGGCGGCCCAGGTGATCCTGGACGCCGAGGAGCAGGACCGGCTCACCCCGCGCACGGGGGAGACGCCGCGGGCGGCGCTGCGGAGAGTGGTGCCCACGAGTTCGGGCACGCGGGAGGGCGCCGTCGAGCCGCGCGGCTAG
- a CDS encoding LLM class flavin-dependent oxidoreductase: MPPSDRAPIGVVAPRDLPADRLRDFVTTADSAGFGELWVVEDLSYSGGIAQAAAALAWSDGLHVGIGILPAGVRNPAFLAMEIATLAGMFPGRVTIGLGHGVTSWMRQVGAWPASPLTLMRETAEALRALLRGERVTVTGRYVHLDDVTLDQPPSVVPPIIAGVRGPRSLALAGESMDGVMLAEPSTPEFLTRVREQIGAAAGDRFLLPVYNLGFVDDDSARAVDAARAAVAGLRGPDWTRHIDPLPFAREWRELDRAHPGDAEFAAAMPASWVETLALAGTPERVRGRIEELLAAGATSVSIFPHGEDRVAALDSLARVLPG; encoded by the coding sequence ATGCCTCCCTCCGACCGTGCGCCCATCGGGGTCGTCGCGCCCCGCGACCTGCCCGCCGACCGCCTCCGTGACTTCGTGACCACCGCCGACTCCGCCGGCTTCGGGGAGCTGTGGGTGGTGGAGGACCTGAGCTACTCCGGCGGGATCGCGCAGGCGGCCGCCGCGCTCGCCTGGAGCGACGGCCTCCACGTCGGCATCGGCATCCTGCCCGCCGGGGTGCGCAACCCCGCGTTCCTCGCGATGGAGATCGCGACTCTCGCGGGAATGTTCCCGGGCCGGGTCACGATCGGTCTCGGGCACGGCGTCACCTCGTGGATGCGGCAGGTCGGGGCGTGGCCGGCAAGTCCGCTCACCCTCATGCGGGAGACCGCCGAAGCGCTCCGGGCGCTGCTGCGGGGCGAGCGCGTGACCGTGACCGGGCGCTACGTGCACCTCGACGACGTCACCCTCGATCAGCCGCCGAGCGTGGTGCCGCCGATCATCGCGGGCGTGCGCGGTCCACGCTCACTCGCGCTCGCGGGCGAGAGCATGGACGGCGTCATGCTCGCCGAGCCGTCGACGCCGGAGTTCCTCACGCGGGTGCGCGAGCAGATCGGTGCGGCGGCCGGCGACCGGTTCCTGCTTCCCGTCTACAATCTCGGCTTCGTCGACGACGACTCGGCGCGCGCCGTCGACGCCGCCCGGGCCGCGGTGGCTGGCCTCCGCGGTCCCGACTGGACGAGACACATCGACCCGCTGCCGTTCGCGCGGGAATGGCGAGAGCTCGACCGCGCCCACCCCGGCGATGCGGAGTTCGCGGCCGCGATGCCCGCGAGCTGGGTCGAGACCCTCGCGCTCGCCGGCACCCCGGAACGGGTACGCGGCCGGATCGAGGAGCTCCTCGCCGCCGGTGCCACCTCGGTCTCGATCTTCCCCCACGGTGAGGACCGGGTGGCGGCCCTCGACTCGCTCGCGCGCGTGCTGCCGGGCTGA
- a CDS encoding LLM class flavin-dependent oxidoreductase: protein MIMDDDAPPRVRIGVCVLPERPWAQSADLWRRIEGLGADHAWTYDHLVWGGLPDSPWHSTMPTLAAAATVTERMGLGTFVASPNFRHPALLAKDAVTLDDLTGGRFLLGLGAGGDLDSGLLGTSPPRAERTRRFAEFTGLLDRLLTEDHTRHDGEFYTVTGARLLPGCVQQPRVPFLVAANGPRGMRVAATRGESWVTTGPQRGPAPGRADDVHTQLEQWWEGVAGLTARLTEVEAAVRPPGHAPLGRVLSLDAAGPAALSDAGFAREQVARAGELGFTDVIVHWPRAADPYRGSEAALEQLLAG, encoded by the coding sequence ATGATCATGGACGACGACGCCCCGCCTCGCGTACGCATCGGCGTCTGCGTCCTGCCCGAGCGCCCGTGGGCGCAGTCTGCGGACCTGTGGCGCCGGATCGAGGGACTCGGCGCCGACCACGCCTGGACCTACGACCATCTGGTCTGGGGCGGCCTGCCCGACTCGCCGTGGCACTCGACCATGCCGACGCTGGCCGCGGCGGCCACCGTGACCGAGCGCATGGGGCTGGGCACCTTCGTGGCCTCCCCGAACTTCCGCCACCCGGCCCTGCTGGCCAAGGACGCCGTGACCCTCGACGACCTCACGGGCGGCCGGTTCCTGCTCGGTCTCGGCGCCGGCGGGGATCTCGACAGCGGCCTGCTCGGCACCTCACCCCCGCGGGCCGAGCGGACCCGCCGCTTCGCCGAGTTCACGGGCCTGCTCGACCGGCTCCTGACCGAGGACCACACCCGCCACGACGGCGAGTTCTACACGGTCACAGGCGCCCGGCTGCTGCCGGGCTGCGTGCAGCAGCCCCGGGTGCCGTTCCTCGTGGCCGCGAACGGGCCGCGGGGTATGCGCGTCGCGGCCACCCGCGGCGAGTCCTGGGTGACCACGGGCCCTCAGCGAGGCCCCGCACCCGGGCGAGCGGACGACGTCCACACGCAGCTCGAGCAGTGGTGGGAGGGCGTGGCGGGCCTGACCGCGCGGCTCACCGAGGTCGAGGCGGCGGTCCGCCCGCCGGGGCACGCTCCCCTGGGGCGGGTCCTCTCCCTCGATGCGGCGGGCCCGGCGGCGCTCTCGGACGCCGGCTTCGCCCGGGAGCAGGTCGCCCGGGCGGGTGAGCTCGGCTTCACCGACGTGATCGTGCACTGGCCCCGCGCCGCCGATCCCTATCGGGGCAGCGAGGCGGCGCTCGAGCAGCTCCTCGCCGGGTAG
- a CDS encoding LPXTG cell wall anchor domain-containing protein — MPRTGSPVPTMAAAPALLALLAGGTLLVRRRLHAL, encoded by the coding sequence ATGCCCCGCACGGGCTCTCCTGTGCCCACGATGGCCGCAGCGCCCGCGCTCCTCGCCCTGCTCGCGGGTGGCACGCTCCTCGTGCGGCGACGCCTGCACGCGCTGTGA